The Fervidibacillus albus genome contains a region encoding:
- a CDS encoding ROK family glucokinase gives MKKDYIFAIDLGGTTTKLAIINDEGQFIHKWEIPTNISENGRFIVPNIADSFNEEIDKLQVSKDRFLGVGMGAPGPVVQDGVISKAVNLGWEQFPLKLELERFVQLPAFVENDANCAALGEMWLGAGKGLKNIVCVTLGTGVGGGIIINGEIVSGSNGGGGEIGHMSVQTEDGYRCNCGKSGCLETVASATGVVRIATEYIQNSNERSALKDLYEKTGAVTSKDVFDAKRNGDSLAQKVVDRVAFYLGYAFGNVAALLNPEAIVVGGGVSKAGDALLTPIQSYYERFAFPASKKDTKIVLATLGNDAGVLGAAWLVKKNQ, from the coding sequence ATGAAAAAGGATTATATTTTCGCCATCGATTTAGGAGGTACTACAACGAAATTGGCGATCATTAACGATGAAGGCCAGTTCATACATAAATGGGAAATACCGACGAACATTTCTGAAAACGGGCGATTCATCGTCCCGAACATCGCCGATTCTTTTAACGAAGAGATTGACAAATTGCAAGTCTCGAAGGATCGTTTTCTCGGTGTAGGGATGGGGGCACCGGGACCTGTCGTACAGGACGGGGTTATATCGAAGGCAGTCAATTTAGGTTGGGAACAATTTCCTCTAAAATTGGAATTGGAGCGGTTTGTTCAATTGCCAGCCTTCGTCGAAAATGACGCCAATTGTGCCGCACTCGGTGAGATGTGGCTCGGCGCTGGAAAAGGCTTGAAAAACATTGTGTGTGTTACCCTCGGCACCGGTGTCGGCGGTGGAATTATTATTAATGGAGAAATCGTCTCAGGTTCCAACGGGGGCGGTGGAGAAATCGGCCATATGTCTGTACAGACGGAGGATGGGTATCGTTGTAATTGCGGAAAATCAGGTTGTTTAGAAACGGTGGCATCTGCAACAGGGGTCGTTCGAATAGCTACGGAATACATACAAAATTCGAATGAACGTTCCGCGTTAAAAGATCTTTATGAAAAAACAGGGGCAGTCACGTCGAAGGATGTTTTCGATGCGAAAAGAAACGGGGATTCGTTAGCTCAAAAAGTGGTCGACCGAGTTGCATTTTATTTAGGATATGCGTTCGGAAACGTAGCGGCTTTATTAAATCCAGAGGCGATTGTCGTCGGGGGCGGGGTATCGAAGGCAGGTGATGCGTTATTGACTCCGATTCAATCGTATTATGAACGGTTCGCCTTTCCCGCATCAAAAAAAGATACGAAAATTGTCCTTGCCACTTTAGGCAATGATGCGGGCGTTCTTGGGGCAGCTTGGCTTGTGAAAAAGAATCAGTAA
- a CDS encoding type II secretion system protein, whose translation MSNVNLNRSGDQNREGISENGFTLVETMLVLFFIIVILSVLPPFFLTTTEKMETEQFLYQLQADLYVA comes from the coding sequence ATGTCGAACGTGAATCTTAATCGGAGCGGCGACCAAAATAGGGAAGGGATATCGGAGAACGGATTCACTTTAGTAGAAACAATGCTCGTTTTATTTTTTATCATCGTCATTTTATCCGTCCTTCCCCCTTTCTTTCTGACGACGACGGAAAAAATGGAAACGGAACAATTTCTTTATCAACTTCAAGCAGATTTGTACGTCGCCTAA
- a CDS encoding YqzE family protein, translating to MKTNEYVKFLTKTLVEYYDEPKEKRKERKLEKKGVQQPGLYKWFGIMPYVVKEEIKWIKRKGRGTSNQS from the coding sequence ATGAAAACGAATGAATACGTAAAATTTTTAACGAAAACATTGGTGGAATATTACGACGAACCGAAGGAAAAACGAAAGGAGCGGAAATTAGAAAAAAAGGGAGTCCAACAACCCGGTTTGTATAAATGGTTTGGCATCATGCCCTATGTTGTTAAGGAAGAAATAAAATGGATAAAAAGAAAAGGAAGGGGGACGTCCAATCAGTCCTAA
- a CDS encoding LTA synthase family protein: MKLLEKSKFSPILVTTILLWLKTYITYKVAFNISIDNKMQEFILFISPASFLLIVFGFSMFMKEKHRNKYLLVISLITSTILYANIVFYRFFNDFITIPVLFQTGNFHDLDISVMTEMNVTDIFYFTDVFILAFILYWKPKFWHHQSFSKLERRVYYLITASVVFFNLGLSEIQRPELLTRTFERELLVKNIGPYNYTLYDIYLQSKTSVQKAFATGDDLVEVLNYTRALDKEPNEDLFGIAEGKNIIVISLESTQNFVINSTVNGQEITPFLNEFIEESYYFDNFYHQTGQGKTSDSEFLLDNSLYPLGRGAVFFTHAGNEYLSLSKLLKENNYFVAALHPNNKTFWNRNMMYESLGYDRFYNLEDYDVTEENSVGWGLKDVDFFEQSIQYLKEMPEPYFAKFITLTNHHPFLLNEEDMYIQPYDSSSEILNRYFTTVRYEDEAVKTFIERLKEEGLYEDSIIIMYGDHYGISEKHNEALGEYFDKEITPFDVVELQKVPLIIHIPGQTGETLSTLGGQIDLKPTILHLLGIEKETDIHFGQDLFSPEKDNFVIFRDGRFVTDEFVYTTGTFYDVETGEPIDVPNGEQYIQRAIDELNYSDQIIYGDLFRFYNMETGRIVE; encoded by the coding sequence ATGAAGCTGTTAGAGAAATCAAAGTTTTCACCGATTCTAGTGACGACGATTTTATTATGGCTAAAAACGTATATTACATATAAAGTAGCCTTTAATATATCGATCGATAACAAAATGCAGGAGTTTATTTTATTCATTAGTCCTGCAAGTTTTTTGTTGATTGTATTTGGCTTTTCGATGTTTATGAAAGAGAAACATCGAAACAAATATTTGTTAGTAATCAGTTTGATTACTTCGACCATTTTGTACGCCAATATCGTTTTTTACCGTTTTTTTAATGATTTTATTACGATTCCAGTTTTGTTTCAAACGGGGAATTTCCACGATTTGGACATTAGCGTTATGACGGAGATGAATGTCACGGACATATTTTATTTTACCGACGTTTTCATCCTAGCATTCATCCTGTATTGGAAACCGAAATTTTGGCATCATCAATCGTTTTCCAAGTTGGAACGGCGAGTATATTATTTAATTACCGCCTCCGTCGTTTTCTTTAATTTAGGATTATCGGAAATCCAACGTCCAGAACTGTTGACGAGAACGTTTGAACGGGAATTGCTTGTGAAAAATATCGGGCCTTATAATTACACGTTGTACGATATTTATTTGCAATCGAAAACGAGTGTACAAAAGGCCTTTGCTACAGGGGACGATCTTGTAGAAGTTCTCAACTATACCCGTGCGTTAGATAAAGAACCGAATGAAGATTTATTCGGAATCGCCGAAGGAAAAAATATTATCGTCATTTCGTTAGAGTCGACCCAAAATTTCGTTATAAATTCTACGGTAAATGGACAAGAAATCACACCGTTTTTAAATGAATTTATAGAGGAAAGTTATTATTTTGATAATTTCTATCATCAAACCGGTCAAGGAAAAACGTCCGATTCGGAGTTCCTGCTCGATAACTCCTTATATCCGCTTGGACGGGGGGCAGTATTTTTCACCCATGCAGGAAACGAATACCTTTCCTTATCTAAATTGTTAAAGGAAAACAATTATTTTGTCGCTGCCTTACATCCGAATAATAAAACCTTTTGGAATCGAAATATGATGTATGAATCTTTAGGTTACGACCGTTTTTACAATTTGGAAGATTATGATGTGACCGAAGAAAATTCCGTCGGTTGGGGATTGAAGGATGTCGACTTCTTTGAACAATCGATTCAATATTTAAAGGAAATGCCGGAACCATATTTTGCTAAATTCATTACTTTAACGAATCATCATCCGTTTCTGTTGAATGAGGAAGATATGTATATTCAACCTTACGATTCTTCTAGTGAAATATTAAATCGGTATTTTACAACTGTTCGCTATGAAGATGAGGCGGTGAAGACATTTATCGAACGGTTGAAAGAAGAAGGGCTTTATGAGGATTCAATCATCATTATGTACGGGGATCATTACGGGATCTCAGAAAAGCATAATGAGGCGTTAGGTGAATATTTCGACAAAGAAATTACTCCCTTTGACGTCGTTGAATTGCAAAAAGTTCCACTAATTATCCATATCCCGGGTCAAACGGGAGAAACGTTATCTACTTTAGGTGGTCAAATTGATTTGAAACCGACAATTTTGCATCTGTTAGGTATTGAAAAGGAAACGGATATTCACTTTGGGCAAGATTTATTTTCACCGGAAAAGGATAATTTCGTCATTTTCCGCGATGGTCGATTCGTCACCGATGAATTCGTCTATACGACGGGAACCTTTTATGATGTGGAAACCGGTGAACCGATTGATGTTCCGAACGGTGAACAGTATATTCAAAGGGCAATTGACGAACTTAATTATTCCGATCAAATTATTTATGGCGACCTATTTCGATTTTATAATATGGAAACAGGTAGAATTGTTGAATAA
- the comGG gene encoding competence type IV pilus minor pilin ComGG, with protein MLTKPSFSSPLTFPWKADHHKGLILPFTLFLLLIISLMTVHAIAKFEVEKRFFKTTKTTYELETLLVMAVDRLNEQIEKNDLPDKGTFQLDIGFVQFETIEESDAEIRYEIQCFTEDGGECTVRITYDKTTRKMIDWTEV; from the coding sequence ATGTTAACGAAGCCTTCATTTTCATCCCCCCTCACATTCCCGTGGAAGGCGGATCATCATAAAGGGCTGATTTTACCCTTTACCCTGTTTCTTTTGCTTATCATATCTTTAATGACCGTCCATGCGATTGCAAAATTCGAGGTGGAAAAACGTTTTTTTAAAACGACGAAGACGACTTACGAATTGGAAACGTTGTTAGTAATGGCCGTAGACCGACTGAATGAACAGATCGAAAAAAATGATTTACCGGACAAAGGGACGTTCCAGTTGGATATTGGGTTCGTTCAATTTGAAACGATCGAGGAATCGGATGCGGAAATTCGATACGAAATTCAATGTTTTACAGAAGATGGCGGTGAATGTACCGTACGGATTACGTATGACAAAACAACCCGCAAAATGATCGACTGGACGGAAGTGTAA
- the comGA gene encoding competence type IV pilus ATPase ComGA yields MSVEKKVESIIFEAYSLHASDIHILPKTDHSVILFRISNKLIPQYKLHPSETEKLVSHLKFQGNMDIGEKRRPQNGSFSLTVGGKRIGLRLSTLPSTVAESLVIRILPHEDAISLKRLSLFPKSAQFLLSLLKNSHGLMIFTGPTGSGKTSTLYTLLRHSSQTFGRNVITLEDPVEKNNEDLLQVQVNEKAGITYAAGLKAILRHDPDIIMVGEIRDGITAKTAVRAALTGHLVLTTMHTRNAKGALYRLMEFGVRWNEMEQTLIAVTAQRLVQLVCPLCSGECSPFCERKGESRAAVYEILYGQALREALREMKGEEMKAAYPTLKKMICKGIAFGFIQKTEYERWVHDFGSNQVEY; encoded by the coding sequence ATGTCCGTTGAGAAAAAAGTTGAATCGATTATTTTCGAGGCTTATTCCTTGCACGCATCTGATATTCATATTTTACCGAAAACCGATCATTCGGTCATTTTGTTTAGAATTTCCAATAAACTCATTCCCCAATATAAACTTCATCCCTCTGAGACTGAAAAACTCGTTTCCCATTTGAAATTTCAAGGGAATATGGATATTGGGGAAAAACGGAGACCACAAAACGGTTCCTTTTCGTTAACCGTTGGGGGGAAGCGAATCGGTTTACGCTTATCAACCCTTCCTTCGACGGTGGCGGAAAGTTTAGTTATTCGAATTCTTCCCCATGAAGACGCCATTTCTTTGAAACGGTTATCCCTTTTTCCGAAATCGGCTCAATTCCTATTATCCCTATTAAAAAATTCCCACGGTTTAATGATTTTTACCGGTCCGACCGGGTCGGGGAAAACATCGACACTTTACACTTTATTACGCCATTCCTCCCAAACATTTGGTAGAAACGTCATTACTTTAGAAGATCCGGTGGAAAAAAATAATGAAGATCTCCTTCAAGTTCAAGTAAATGAAAAGGCTGGTATTACGTATGCAGCCGGCTTAAAGGCAATATTACGACATGATCCCGATATCATCATGGTCGGAGAGATTCGAGACGGCATAACAGCGAAGACGGCCGTTCGTGCAGCCCTCACCGGTCATTTAGTGTTAACGACGATGCATACCCGAAATGCGAAAGGGGCCCTATATCGGTTAATGGAGTTCGGTGTTCGATGGAATGAAATGGAACAGACGTTAATTGCTGTTACAGCACAGCGACTCGTCCAACTCGTTTGTCCCCTTTGTTCAGGTGAATGTTCTCCCTTTTGCGAAAGGAAGGGAGAAAGTCGGGCCGCCGTTTACGAAATTTTATACGGTCAAGCTTTACGTGAAGCTCTTCGAGAGATGAAAGGAGAAGAGATGAAGGCGGCTTATCCAACGCTAAAAAAAATGATTTGTAAAGGGATTGCCTTCGGTTTTATTCAAAAAACGGAATATGAAAGATGGGTGCATGATTTTGGGTCGAATCAAGTGGAATATTAA
- a CDS encoding DUF2626 domain-containing protein produces MDRMFRVLAFWTAIFSVMFYVGGSEENTTMYVMALLFLAQTGFFLLLGYLRLSERMYMYIFGAYLTIFFVGFTYYTTFLMTPGAGQ; encoded by the coding sequence ATGGATCGAATGTTTCGCGTCCTCGCCTTTTGGACGGCAATTTTTAGCGTCATGTTTTACGTCGGGGGAAGTGAGGAAAACACGACCATGTACGTCATGGCATTATTATTCCTCGCGCAAACGGGATTCTTTTTATTGCTCGGATATTTACGTTTATCGGAACGAATGTACATGTATATTTTCGGGGCATATTTAACGATATTTTTCGTCGGTTTTACTTATTATACGACCTTTCTTATGACCCCAGGCGCCGGTCAATGA
- a CDS encoding SAM-dependent methyltransferase produces the protein MQGGQRVEIPIRIEELYRKLAERLKKGDMVIVDYGYTFAEWYRPNLKNGSLRGYKNHRRVEVASEWKENNDMTTHIHFDALLEWEKEYGLKTVVSHQGRNITRLR, from the coding sequence ATTCAAGGTGGCCAACGGGTGGAAATTCCGATTCGTATAGAAGAACTGTATCGAAAATTGGCCGAACGGTTGAAAAAAGGGGATATGGTGATTGTCGATTATGGTTATACTTTCGCCGAGTGGTACCGACCCAATTTAAAAAACGGATCCCTCCGTGGGTATAAAAACCATCGGAGGGTAGAAGTTGCTTCCGAGTGGAAGGAAAATAACGATATGACGACCCATATCCATTTCGATGCCCTTTTGGAATGGGAAAAGGAGTACGGTTTAAAAACGGTCGTTTCTCATCAAGGAAGGAATATTACGCGTCTTCGTTGA
- the comGC gene encoding competence type IV pilus major pilin ComGC produces the protein MRTEKGFTLIEMMIVLFVVTILLLITVPNVTKNQQTISEKGCDGMVKMVEAQIQAYYIDHHSLPTSISDLVSNGYLEGTPACPDGSTIEIQDGSPYVERES, from the coding sequence ATGCGAACTGAAAAAGGATTTACATTAATCGAGATGATGATCGTTCTATTTGTCGTCACAATTCTTTTGCTCATTACCGTTCCAAATGTGACAAAAAACCAACAGACGATTAGTGAAAAGGGTTGTGATGGCATGGTGAAAATGGTTGAAGCCCAAATCCAAGCCTATTATATCGACCATCATTCATTACCTACGTCAATTTCCGATTTAGTATCGAACGGATATTTAGAAGGAACACCGGCCTGTCCAGATGGAAGCACGATTGAAATACAAGATGGGAGCCCATATGTCGAACGTGAATCTTAA
- a CDS encoding DUF2759 domain-containing protein translates to MGTVIITALVTLLAIYALFSTLKNKNYLGFALSVVTVAVFGFFTVMTILKSGFPEA, encoded by the coding sequence ATGGGGACAGTTATTATCACGGCTCTTGTCACTTTATTAGCAATTTATGCTTTGTTTTCTACATTAAAAAATAAAAATTATCTCGGTTTTGCTCTTTCTGTCGTCACAGTTGCTGTCTTCGGTTTTTTCACCGTGATGACCATTTTAAAAAGTGGTTTTCCTGAAGCGTAA
- a CDS encoding MBL fold metallo-hydrolase gives MEWKQFVLGPLQTNGYCVINGDRCLFVDPGWEGEKIIEYIEKNKLKLEAILLTHAHFDHIGAVDDIRMKYKVPVYAHEREKDWFQNPMLNGSGLFFPNDPIQINSADEWIRGEGTLELAGLSLHVFETPGHSPGSVSFYVENEFVICGDTLFAEGIGRTDLPGGDFKQLMDTIRQKLFVLPGDTVVLPGHGPVTNIRKERETNPFLSMID, from the coding sequence ATGGAATGGAAACAATTTGTTTTAGGGCCATTGCAAACGAATGGATATTGTGTAATCAACGGTGATCGTTGCCTTTTTGTCGATCCGGGATGGGAAGGGGAAAAAATTATCGAGTATATTGAAAAAAATAAACTGAAACTCGAAGCGATTTTGTTAACCCATGCCCATTTCGATCATATCGGTGCGGTCGATGACATACGAATGAAGTACAAAGTTCCCGTATACGCCCACGAACGAGAAAAAGATTGGTTTCAAAACCCGATGTTGAACGGATCCGGGCTATTTTTTCCGAACGATCCGATTCAAATAAACAGTGCGGATGAATGGATCCGTGGAGAAGGAACGTTGGAATTGGCTGGATTGTCTTTACACGTGTTTGAAACGCCTGGACATTCGCCCGGTAGTGTTTCCTTTTATGTTGAAAATGAATTCGTCATTTGTGGGGATACGTTATTTGCCGAAGGAATTGGTAGGACGGATTTACCCGGAGGCGATTTTAAACAATTGATGGATACAATTCGACAAAAATTGTTCGTCCTACCAGGTGATACGGTTGTATTACCGGGACACGGGCCAGTAACGAATATTCGAAAAGAAAGGGAAACGAATCCGTTTTTATCAATGATTGATTGA
- a CDS encoding M14 family metallopeptidase, translated as MKVNVRKGDTLWLYSQLFQVPLSLIEDANPTKMPSQLQIGEEVHIPGFEIVQRKIQRGDTFWKFSNELNIPVYGLLLLNPDVDPNRLMVDEIVYLPKRVTVPIVRDVANYSFEKMEADLNRLQEIYPFIRINKIGESVLGKPIYEIDIGRGERVVHFNGAFHANEWITTPVLMRLVNTYALSLVNGYPQRGIYSLPLYNRNRLSVVPMVNPDGVNLVLNGPPAEVKEEVISINEGSTDFSSWKANIRGIDLNNQYPANWDIEKKRKEPKKPAPRDYPGDAPLTEPEAIAMAELAKQREFSRMLAFHTQGKEFYWGYEGLEPPESESLAERYANASGYESIRYVDSHAGYKDWFIQTFRKPGFTFELGLGVNPIPISQFPTIFEEMLGVFLLSLYV; from the coding sequence ATGAAGGTAAACGTACGAAAGGGAGACACTCTTTGGCTTTATAGTCAACTATTTCAAGTTCCACTCTCGTTAATTGAAGATGCAAATCCGACGAAGATGCCTTCCCAATTACAAATTGGTGAAGAAGTCCATATTCCAGGTTTTGAAATTGTTCAGAGAAAGATTCAAAGGGGGGACACTTTTTGGAAATTTAGTAATGAATTAAACATACCGGTCTACGGTTTACTTTTATTAAATCCCGATGTAGACCCGAATCGCTTAATGGTCGATGAGATTGTGTATTTGCCAAAAAGAGTCACCGTTCCTATTGTACGAGATGTGGCGAATTATTCCTTTGAGAAAATGGAAGCCGATTTGAATCGTCTTCAAGAAATTTATCCTTTTATTCGGATAAACAAAATTGGAGAATCGGTGTTAGGCAAGCCGATCTACGAAATCGATATCGGACGGGGGGAACGGGTTGTCCATTTCAATGGTGCCTTTCATGCGAACGAATGGATTACGACCCCCGTGTTAATGCGACTTGTAAATACCTACGCCCTCTCCCTCGTAAACGGCTACCCTCAAAGGGGCATCTATTCCCTTCCTTTGTATAATCGGAATCGGCTTTCGGTCGTGCCGATGGTCAATCCGGATGGTGTGAATCTCGTTTTAAATGGCCCGCCTGCGGAAGTGAAGGAAGAAGTGATATCAATCAATGAAGGGAGTACGGATTTTTCCAGTTGGAAAGCGAATATCCGTGGGATCGATTTAAATAATCAATATCCGGCCAATTGGGATATTGAAAAAAAACGGAAAGAGCCGAAAAAACCGGCCCCACGGGATTATCCAGGAGATGCTCCTTTAACGGAACCGGAGGCAATAGCGATGGCTGAACTAGCTAAGCAGCGTGAATTTTCTCGGATGCTTGCTTTCCACACGCAAGGAAAAGAATTTTACTGGGGATACGAAGGTTTAGAACCTCCAGAATCGGAAAGCTTGGCTGAAAGATACGCGAATGCTAGTGGATATGAAAGCATTCGGTATGTGGATAGTCATGCCGGGTACAAAGATTGGTTTATTCAAACCTTTCGGAAACCTGGTTTTACCTTTGAACTCGGATTAGGGGTCAATCCGATTCCGATTTCCCAATTTCCGACGATTTTTGAAGAAATGTTAGGCGTCTTTCTCCTTTCCCTTTACGTGTAA
- the comGF gene encoding competence type IV pilus minor pilin ComGF, whose product MFVERLKNKDGYTFFELSFVLLIFSIILVFIAHTVPLISYYDYKEESLDEMEWEVFLNQAKKELRNSEEIRLTYNRIVLFDQGDMIFYEKYGNLLRKRVNGKGHEVLLFHISSFSFERSNQGITIRITRIGGDVNEAFIFIPPHIPVEGGSS is encoded by the coding sequence GTGTTTGTCGAACGATTGAAAAATAAAGACGGATATACGTTTTTCGAGCTGTCCTTCGTTTTGCTTATATTTTCAATCATTCTCGTTTTCATCGCCCATACAGTTCCCCTCATTTCATATTACGACTATAAGGAAGAAAGTTTAGATGAAATGGAGTGGGAAGTATTTCTCAATCAAGCGAAAAAGGAATTACGTAATAGCGAAGAAATCCGTCTCACGTATAATCGAATCGTCCTTTTTGATCAAGGGGATATGATTTTCTATGAAAAATACGGAAATCTCCTACGAAAGAGGGTGAATGGGAAAGGACATGAAGTACTTTTATTTCACATATCCTCCTTTTCCTTTGAACGATCGAACCAAGGCATTACGATCCGAATCACGCGGATCGGCGGGGATGTTAACGAAGCCTTCATTTTCATCCCCCCTCACATTCCCGTGGAAGGCGGATCATCATAA
- a CDS encoding SAM-dependent methyltransferase yields MMEKDKIGKRGDFYTAESFSNFAECIANYFIQCVKKDQLEPTFYEIGSWTVRFIDHFLTAIQGKTSDSIRDFRYISVEKSPYHRKCQLPFIKDENVLLLKDIDELVPMEGMLFMNEFFDALPVHVIERMGYNGGRKVIGNPDAVTE; encoded by the coding sequence ATGATGGAAAAGGACAAGATTGGAAAACGGGGCGATTTTTATACTGCTGAATCATTTTCGAATTTCGCCGAATGTATAGCAAATTATTTTATTCAATGTGTGAAAAAAGATCAACTCGAACCGACCTTTTATGAAATTGGCAGCTGGACGGTTCGTTTTATCGATCATTTTTTGACAGCAATCCAAGGGAAGACTTCTGATTCCATTCGGGATTTCCGATACATTTCCGTGGAAAAAAGTCCGTATCATCGAAAATGTCAACTCCCCTTTATAAAGGATGAAAATGTCCTTTTGCTAAAGGATATCGATGAGCTCGTACCGATGGAAGGGATGCTATTTATGAACGAATTTTTCGACGCATTACCTGTCCATGTCATTGAAAGAATGGGTTACAACGGAGGCAGGAAAGTTATCGGAAATCCGGATGCGGTTACGGAATGA
- the comGB gene encoding competence type IV pilus assembly protein ComGB, with product MGRIKWNIKDQAIFLNRLSTLLDEGYTMSEAIRFLSIQSEKPKGETLSKLETVLKNGNPFYVVLQKMEYDPVAVSFCFYGEQNGRLSDSLKTAGEILQKRYDDRQRLQKLAAYPLFLLLFIGVLFVFFQWLLLPQFHILYESFQVEPNMILSILFWLNDHPFLLLLITTCTFTVVFFLLNWVKRHIGDYRFQCIIVEIPIVGSLFRLMNTYYISYQFSQFLKNGLSLSESLTFIQRDPERRFFSEAAERIERDLISGMSFDRAVANIPLWQRELSLVIHHGQLIGKLDTELSSFSRYCLERFSEKVDRMVRLIQPVIFSLIGIGIIFFYFSIMVPSFQLINEL from the coding sequence TTGGGTCGAATCAAGTGGAATATTAAAGATCAGGCCATCTTTCTCAATCGTCTGAGTACGTTGTTAGATGAAGGATATACGATGAGTGAAGCGATTCGATTTTTATCCATTCAATCGGAAAAGCCGAAGGGAGAAACGTTATCCAAACTGGAAACCGTGTTGAAAAACGGAAATCCCTTTTACGTAGTTTTACAAAAAATGGAATACGATCCTGTCGCCGTTAGCTTTTGTTTTTACGGTGAACAGAATGGTCGATTGTCCGATTCCCTCAAAACGGCCGGAGAAATCCTTCAAAAGCGGTACGATGATCGGCAGAGGTTGCAAAAATTAGCGGCTTATCCACTATTTTTACTTCTTTTCATCGGAGTATTATTCGTTTTCTTCCAATGGTTGCTACTCCCCCAATTTCATATTTTATACGAATCTTTTCAAGTGGAACCGAATATGATTCTTTCCATATTATTTTGGTTAAACGACCATCCCTTCTTGCTTTTACTCATTACAACTTGTACGTTCACCGTCGTTTTTTTCTTGTTAAATTGGGTAAAACGGCATATAGGAGATTATCGTTTTCAATGTATAATCGTTGAGATCCCCATTGTCGGTTCGTTATTTCGTTTAATGAACACGTATTATATTTCTTATCAATTTAGTCAATTTTTAAAAAACGGATTGAGTTTGTCGGAAAGTTTAACGTTTATTCAGAGGGATCCGGAAAGAAGGTTTTTTTCGGAGGCGGCCGAACGAATCGAGCGGGACTTAATATCGGGGATGTCCTTCGATCGTGCCGTAGCAAACATTCCTCTATGGCAGCGGGAACTCTCCCTCGTGATTCATCATGGGCAATTAATCGGAAAGCTGGATACAGAATTAAGTTCCTTTAGCCGATATTGTTTGGAACGTTTCTCCGAAAAGGTTGATCGAATGGTGAGACTCATCCAACCGGTGATCTTTTCCCTCATCGGAATCGGGATTATCTTTTTCTATTTTTCAATTATGGTACCGTCATTTCAATTAATTAATGAACTGTAA
- a CDS encoding helix-turn-helix transcriptional regulator, giving the protein MEQTLKITNVLSDPTRYSIYEYIMKKHKEVTVQEIADNFQIHPNVARLHLSKLEDVNMLKSENKKTGRGGRPSRIYRLSDEVIELNFPYRDFHLLAKIAIETMLSLGEQAEQALFETGKRYGKELMDQMLSKHSVMKDEISFEHKMEILQTTTLSLGFYPDVYVQEEEKKFYLEIFNCPFYEVAKEHKQNTCSMHFAFIKGLIGSLFDNFEIKTKQNMFEGCDSCAYHINLKN; this is encoded by the coding sequence TTGGAGCAAACATTAAAAATTACAAACGTATTGTCCGATCCGACTCGATATTCCATTTATGAGTACATTATGAAAAAACATAAAGAAGTAACCGTTCAAGAAATCGCTGACAATTTTCAGATTCATCCGAACGTGGCTCGCCTCCATTTATCGAAACTTGAAGATGTGAATATGTTAAAATCGGAAAATAAAAAAACAGGGAGGGGCGGTCGACCGAGTCGAATTTATCGGTTGTCCGACGAAGTCATCGAGCTGAATTTTCCATATCGAGATTTCCATCTTTTAGCGAAAATTGCGATCGAAACGATGCTTTCCTTAGGTGAACAAGCGGAACAGGCGTTATTTGAAACCGGAAAACGTTACGGGAAAGAATTGATGGATCAAATGTTATCGAAGCATTCCGTAATGAAAGACGAAATTTCTTTCGAACATAAAATGGAAATTTTACAAACGACGACACTATCCCTCGGATTTTATCCGGATGTATATGTTCAAGAAGAGGAGAAGAAATTTTATTTAGAAATTTTCAATTGCCCCTTCTATGAAGTTGCAAAAGAGCATAAACAAAATACGTGTTCGATGCATTTTGCCTTCATTAAAGGGCTGATCGGATCCCTTTTTGATAATTTCGAAATCAAAACTAAGCAAAATATGTTTGAAGGTTGCGATTCGTGCGCTTACCATATTAATCTTAAAAATTAA